From one Rhizobium sp. CIAT894 genomic stretch:
- a CDS encoding response regulator: MKVMIVEDEGLIALELERIAQDAGHHTVGPVSTIEQALAYAPRSDVALVDLNLADGASGAQLARRLIDRYGVDVIFVTGSPESVGNGIEGALDIIAKPFTDERIADALSRAQSLRRDFDGRNAVS, from the coding sequence ATGAAGGTCATGATCGTTGAAGACGAGGGCCTTATCGCCCTGGAACTCGAGCGCATCGCGCAGGATGCCGGGCACCACACCGTCGGGCCAGTTTCGACGATAGAACAGGCTCTCGCCTACGCCCCGAGAAGCGACGTCGCGCTCGTCGATCTCAACCTTGCCGACGGGGCGAGTGGCGCGCAGCTTGCCCGCCGGCTGATCGACCGCTACGGCGTCGACGTCATCTTCGTCACCGGCAGTCCGGAGAGCGTGGGAAACGGCATCGAAGGCGCGCTCGATATCATCGCCAAGCCCTTCACCGACGAGAGGATCGCCGATGCGCTCTCGCGGGCACAGTCCCTGCGCAGGGACTTCGACGGCAGGAACGCCGTTTCCTGA
- a CDS encoding DUF899 family protein — MTTIAQNGGQPAMHKPAVVSEAAWEAAWKQMLVKEKAQSRARDALAAERRRMPWMVVEKDYAFEGLQGRVSLGDLFEGRHQLILYRAFYEPGVFGWPEHACRGCSMVADQVAHVAHLNARDTTLVFASRAPQADIVRLKARMGWTHPWVTITDSFDKDFGVDEWHGTNVFYRDGERIFRTYFVNNRGDEQMGSTWNYLDITPLGRQEVWEDSPEGYPQTPTYKWWNWNDAYVADAEPDKKWVEVSDAGEAAFRAESANEKP, encoded by the coding sequence ATGACCACAATAGCTCAAAACGGCGGCCAGCCGGCCATGCACAAGCCTGCGGTCGTGTCGGAGGCGGCCTGGGAGGCGGCCTGGAAGCAGATGCTCGTCAAGGAAAAGGCCCAGAGCCGCGCCCGGGATGCGCTTGCCGCCGAGCGCCGGCGGATGCCGTGGATGGTCGTGGAAAAGGATTACGCATTCGAAGGGCTGCAGGGCAGGGTCAGCTTGGGCGACCTGTTTGAAGGGCGACACCAGCTCATCCTCTATCGCGCCTTCTATGAGCCCGGCGTCTTCGGCTGGCCGGAGCATGCCTGCCGCGGCTGCTCGATGGTGGCCGACCAAGTCGCCCATGTCGCCCATCTCAACGCCCGCGACACCACCCTGGTCTTCGCCTCGCGCGCGCCGCAGGCCGACATTGTGCGGCTGAAAGCACGGATGGGCTGGACGCATCCGTGGGTGACGATCACCGACAGCTTCGACAAGGACTTCGGCGTCGACGAATGGCACGGCACCAACGTGTTCTACCGCGACGGCGAACGCATCTTCCGCACCTATTTCGTCAACAACCGCGGCGACGAACAGATGGGCAGCACCTGGAACTACCTCGATATCACGCCGCTCGGACGCCAGGAAGTCTGGGAGGATTCGCCGGAGGGCTATCCCCAGACCCCGACTTACAAGTGGTGGAACTGGAACGATGCCTATGTCGCCGACGCAGAGCCTGACAAGAAATGGGTCGAGGTTTCCGATGCCGGCGAGGCCGCCTTCCGGGCGGAAAGCGCGAACGAGAAACCGTGA
- a CDS encoding DUF982 domain-containing protein: protein MNDHSAFWKKPISIDLDTGKRLILRSPEDALYALVSDWPVNGVVHQQRAIDFCRAWLAGRMPAETVRQAFILAALEAGVAINDD, encoded by the coding sequence ATCAACGACCATTCCGCCTTCTGGAAGAAACCGATTTCGATCGATCTTGATACCGGGAAACGGCTGATTCTCCGCTCACCGGAGGATGCGCTTTATGCACTGGTCTCCGACTGGCCGGTCAATGGCGTTGTCCATCAGCAGAGGGCGATCGATTTCTGCCGTGCCTGGCTTGCGGGCCGCATGCCGGCCGAGACAGTGCGTCAGGCCTTTATCCTCGCAGCACTGGAAGCCGGCGTGGCGATCAATGATGATTAG
- the uvrB gene encoding excinuclease ABC subunit UvrB, which yields MAKSPKKSPAPNGFEEAPQSSFEGAPLSGSVADWVKQLEADAEAAGVESQREIASKAGKHRKKVENEARKHAEAVAARSAEGRKPERASEPMRGPRGAKAQSAGSVSASKTARGVSIGGSSDPKTRAAAGLNPVAGLDISLEDAGSISPGGVTATVEALSALIESGNPLHKNGKIWTPHRPARPDKSEGGIRILMKSDYEPAGDQPTAIRDLVEGLENGDRSQVLLGVTGSGKTFTMAKVIEATQRPAVILAPNKTLAAQLYSEFKNFFPDNAVEYFVSYYDYYQPEAYVPRSDTYIEKESSINEQIDRMRHSATRSLLERDDCIIVASVSCIYGIGSVETYTAMTFQMSVGDRLDQRQLLADLVAQQYKRRDMDFTRGSFRVRGDTIELFPAHLEDAAWRISMFGDEIDAITEFDPLTGQKVGDLKSVKIYANSHYVTPRPTLNGAIKSIKEELRLRLAELEKAGRLLEAQRLEQRTRYDIEMLEATGSCQGIENYSRYLTGRDPGDPPPTLFEYIPDNALVFIDESHVTVPQIGGMYRGDFRRKATLAEYGFRLPSCMDNRPLRFEEWDAMRPDTIAVSATPGGWEMEQSGGVFAEQVIRPTGLIDPPVEVRSARTQVDDVLGEIRETAAKGYRTLCTVLTKRMAEDLTEYLHEQGVRVRYMHSDIDTLERIEIIRDLRLGAFDVLVGINLLREGLDIPECGFVAILDADKEGFLRSETSLIQTIGRAARNVDGKVILYADNVTGSMKRAMEETGRRREKQMAYNLENGITPESVKAKISDILDSVYERDHVRADISGAAGKGFADGGNLVGNNLQAHLNALEKSMRDAAADLDFEKAARLRDEIKRLKAAELAVMDDPMAREESKAMEGIKRNAKATRESLLPTGEKVPGRADEGATPSYFAKPTLDDMGPGTDTTTPLFRKPDLDEMGRHVATPGDNKSLFRRNTLDEMTVGRTEKPVTGHVPDKPDVAKGTKRFSPLLEDQPERDDVRPVVRGKTGVGNYEDPGEQKRKGRTKGKTGRPGR from the coding sequence ATGGCCAAATCTCCGAAGAAATCCCCCGCCCCGAATGGCTTCGAGGAAGCCCCGCAGTCGTCCTTCGAGGGCGCGCCGCTTTCCGGCTCCGTCGCCGATTGGGTGAAGCAGTTGGAGGCGGATGCCGAAGCAGCGGGCGTCGAAAGCCAGCGCGAAATCGCCTCTAAGGCCGGCAAGCACCGCAAGAAGGTGGAGAACGAGGCGCGCAAGCACGCCGAAGCCGTCGCCGCGCGATCGGCCGAAGGCCGCAAGCCCGAACGGGCGTCCGAGCCGATGCGAGGCCCCCGCGGAGCGAAGGCGCAGAGCGCCGGCAGCGTGAGCGCTTCAAAGACCGCGCGCGGCGTCTCGATCGGCGGCTCCTCCGACCCGAAGACGCGCGCCGCCGCCGGCCTCAATCCTGTGGCGGGTCTCGACATCTCGCTCGAGGATGCCGGCAGCATCTCGCCCGGTGGTGTCACCGCGACGGTCGAGGCACTGTCGGCGCTGATCGAGAGCGGCAATCCGCTGCACAAGAACGGCAAGATCTGGACGCCGCACCGCCCTGCCCGACCCGACAAATCCGAAGGCGGCATCCGCATCCTGATGAAATCGGATTACGAGCCGGCCGGCGACCAGCCGACCGCGATCCGCGATCTCGTCGAGGGACTGGAGAATGGCGACCGCAGCCAGGTGCTGCTCGGCGTGACCGGCTCCGGCAAGACCTTTACCATGGCCAAGGTGATCGAGGCGACGCAGCGCCCGGCCGTCATCCTGGCGCCGAACAAGACGCTGGCCGCCCAGCTCTATTCCGAATTCAAGAATTTCTTCCCCGACAATGCGGTGGAATATTTCGTTTCCTACTACGATTATTACCAGCCGGAAGCCTATGTGCCGCGCTCCGACACCTATATCGAGAAGGAAAGCTCGATCAACGAGCAGATCGACCGCATGCGCCACTCGGCGACGCGCTCGCTGCTCGAACGCGACGACTGCATCATCGTCGCCTCGGTCTCCTGCATCTACGGTATCGGCTCGGTCGAAACCTATACGGCGATGACCTTCCAGATGTCGGTCGGCGACCGGCTCGACCAGCGCCAGCTGCTGGCCGACCTTGTCGCCCAGCAATATAAGCGCCGCGACATGGATTTCACCCGCGGTTCCTTCCGCGTGCGCGGCGACACGATCGAACTCTTTCCCGCCCACTTGGAGGATGCCGCCTGGCGCATCTCCATGTTCGGCGACGAGATCGACGCCATCACCGAATTCGATCCGCTGACCGGCCAGAAGGTCGGCGATCTGAAATCGGTGAAGATCTACGCCAATTCGCACTATGTCACCCCGCGCCCGACGCTGAACGGCGCCATCAAATCGATCAAGGAGGAGCTCCGCCTTCGCCTCGCCGAGCTGGAGAAGGCCGGCCGCCTGCTGGAGGCCCAGCGCCTGGAGCAGCGCACCCGCTACGATATCGAGATGCTTGAAGCCACCGGCTCCTGCCAGGGCATCGAGAACTATTCGCGCTATCTCACCGGCCGCGACCCCGGCGATCCGCCGCCGACGCTGTTCGAATATATCCCCGACAACGCCCTCGTCTTCATCGACGAAAGCCATGTCACCGTGCCGCAGATCGGCGGCATGTACCGCGGCGACTTCCGGCGCAAGGCGACGCTCGCCGAATACGGCTTCCGCCTGCCCTCCTGCATGGACAACCGGCCGCTGCGCTTCGAGGAATGGGACGCCATGCGCCCCGACACCATCGCCGTCTCGGCCACACCGGGCGGCTGGGAAATGGAACAATCCGGCGGCGTCTTCGCCGAACAGGTCATCCGCCCCACAGGCCTGATCGACCCGCCGGTCGAGGTCCGCTCGGCCCGCACCCAGGTCGACGACGTACTCGGCGAGATCCGCGAAACCGCCGCCAAAGGCTACCGCACCCTCTGCACCGTGCTGACCAAGCGCATGGCCGAAGACCTGACCGAATATCTGCATGAGCAGGGCGTGCGCGTGCGCTATATGCACTCCGACATCGACACGCTGGAGCGTATCGAGATCATCCGCGATCTCCGCCTCGGCGCCTTCGACGTACTCGTCGGCATCAACCTCCTGCGCGAAGGCCTCGACATTCCCGAATGCGGCTTCGTCGCCATCCTCGACGCCGACAAGGAAGGCTTCCTGCGCTCCGAGACCTCGCTGATCCAGACGATCGGCCGCGCCGCGCGTAACGTCGACGGCAAGGTCATCCTCTATGCCGACAACGTCACCGGCTCGATGAAGCGCGCCATGGAGGAAACCGGCCGCCGCCGCGAAAAGCAGATGGCCTATAACTTGGAAAACGGCATCACGCCGGAGTCGGTCAAGGCCAAGATCTCCGATATCCTCGACTCGGTCTACGAGCGCGACCACGTCCGAGCCGACATCTCGGGCGCCGCAGGCAAAGGCTTCGCCGATGGCGGCAACCTCGTCGGCAACAACCTGCAGGCCCATCTCAACGCGCTCGAAAAGAGCATGCGCGACGCCGCCGCCGACCTCGACTTCGAAAAAGCCGCCCGCCTCCGCGACGAAATCAAACGCCTCAAGGCCGCCGAACTGGCTGTCATGGACGACCCGATGGCCCGCGAAGAGTCGAAGGCGATGGAAGGCATCAAGCGGAATGCCAAAGCGACCCGCGAGTCCCTTCTCCCCACGGGGGAGAAGGTGCCCGGCAGGGCGGATGAGGGGGCCACACCCTCCTATTTCGCCAAACCAACGCTAGACGACATGGGCCCCGGCACCGATACCACCACACCCCTCTTTCGCAAACCGGACCTCGACGAAATGGGCCGCCACGTCGCCACTCCCGGCGACAACAAGAGCCTCTTCCGCCGCAACACCCTCGACGAAATGACCGTCGGCCGCACGGAAAAACCGGTGACCGGTCACGTGCCTGACAAGCCGGACGTCGCCAAGGGCACGAAGCGGTTCTCGCCGTTATTGGAAGATCAGCCGGAACGCGACGACGTGCGGCCGGTGGTCAGGGGAAAGACGGGCGTTGGAAACTATGAGGACCCGGGCGAGCAGAAGCGCAAGGGGCGGACGAAGGGTAAGACCGGGCGGCCGGGGCGGTGA
- a CDS encoding LysR family transcriptional regulator, which yields MLDLNDIVIFARVIEAGSFTAAARLLGMPKTTVSRRIAALERELGVRLLQRTTRSLSPTDAGRLYYEKSSQALRTIEGANLRLAEVRTEPAGTIRISAPVGFGGHFLQDAIFDLLATYPKSRVELRLTDDRLNLVENGIDLAFRTGILEDSTLIARKLGSTHRLLCASPDYLARYGAPDRPADLVRHDCVVAGQSTHTQWLLEGPHGQETVSVSGRFAANEMQAVMAAAIAGYGIARLPHGVANTCIRDGRLRRVLDGYTTPVGGLHVVYPSSRHLPPLVKTFIELAARRLNAGADGSDDFAIL from the coding sequence CCTCAACGATATCGTGATCTTCGCCCGCGTCATTGAAGCCGGCAGCTTCACCGCCGCGGCGCGCCTGCTCGGCATGCCGAAGACAACGGTCAGCCGGCGCATTGCCGCTCTCGAGCGCGAACTCGGCGTGCGCCTGCTGCAGCGCACGACCCGCAGCCTCAGCCCGACGGATGCCGGCCGCCTCTATTACGAGAAAAGCAGCCAGGCGCTCCGCACGATCGAAGGCGCCAACCTGCGTCTTGCGGAAGTAAGGACGGAGCCCGCCGGCACGATCCGCATATCGGCGCCGGTCGGCTTCGGCGGCCACTTCCTGCAGGATGCGATCTTCGATCTTCTGGCGACCTACCCGAAGTCGAGGGTCGAGTTGCGGCTGACCGACGACAGGCTGAATCTCGTCGAAAACGGCATAGACCTCGCCTTCCGCACCGGCATTCTGGAAGATTCGACACTGATCGCCCGCAAGCTCGGCTCTACCCATCGCTTGCTCTGCGCGAGCCCCGACTATCTCGCCCGCTACGGCGCGCCCGATCGCCCGGCAGATCTCGTCCGCCACGACTGCGTTGTCGCCGGCCAATCCACCCATACGCAATGGCTGCTTGAAGGCCCGCACGGACAGGAAACGGTCTCGGTCTCGGGGCGCTTCGCCGCCAATGAAATGCAGGCGGTCATGGCCGCAGCGATCGCCGGTTATGGCATCGCCCGACTGCCCCATGGGGTCGCCAATACCTGCATCAGGGATGGGCGGCTACGCCGCGTTCTCGACGGTTACACAACCCCGGTCGGCGGCCTGCACGTCGTCTATCCCAGCAGCCGGCACCTGCCGCCTCTGGTCAAGACCTTTATCGAACTCGCCGCTAGGCGGTTGAACGCGGGAGCCGATGGCAGCGACGACTTCGCCATCCTGTAG
- a CDS encoding adenylate/guanylate cyclase domain-containing protein, with product MTTASSSEPARHGSARICRGCWDQMHMPIPIGGPLALPFRAFGITRSKMNPDICTICERSFQYVKKQRQITVDATILFADIRGFTDLSERIEAVQLSEIVSLFQDRCAQAIWAHDGIVNKQMGDGLMAIFNFPIVSKNHAAAAILAAQEIQRNCAATLNGLALEALPGRTLGVGVGIHSGEVQIGEFSSFRSDFTAIGGVVNQAARLESQAAAGEILISAETAAKASDLAAGAETRVLALKGIEQPVRASVLIKH from the coding sequence ATGACGACAGCCTCTTCCAGTGAGCCGGCCAGGCACGGCAGCGCCAGGATCTGCCGCGGCTGCTGGGATCAGATGCATATGCCGATCCCGATCGGCGGCCCGCTCGCGCTTCCCTTCCGCGCCTTCGGCATCACCCGCAGCAAGATGAACCCCGATATCTGCACGATCTGCGAGCGCTCTTTCCAGTACGTCAAGAAGCAGCGCCAGATCACCGTCGACGCCACCATCCTGTTTGCCGATATCAGGGGGTTCACGGACCTGTCGGAGCGCATCGAGGCGGTGCAGCTGAGCGAGATCGTCAGCCTGTTCCAGGATCGCTGCGCCCAGGCGATCTGGGCGCATGACGGCATCGTCAACAAGCAGATGGGCGACGGCCTGATGGCGATCTTCAACTTCCCGATCGTCAGCAAGAATCACGCTGCCGCCGCAATCCTGGCCGCCCAGGAGATCCAGCGCAACTGCGCCGCGACGCTGAACGGCCTGGCGCTCGAGGCCCTGCCCGGCCGCACCCTCGGCGTCGGCGTCGGCATCCATTCCGGCGAGGTCCAGATCGGCGAATTCTCAAGCTTCCGCAGCGATTTCACCGCCATCGGCGGCGTCGTCAACCAGGCCGCCAGGCTCGAATCCCAGGCCGCCGCCGGCGAGATCCTGATCTCGGCGGAAACGGCGGCGAAAGCTTCCGACCTGGCGGCGGGCGCCGAAACCCGCGTGCTTGCGCTGAAGGGCATCGAACAGCCGGTGCGGGCGAGCGTGCTGATCAAGCACTGA
- a CDS encoding XRE family transcriptional regulator: MTFNPSMLQKLIAVRGLNAAEASSAAGMSAKKLQSTLNGDNVPTKNQIIKLAERLAVPPHAFFVIDFDVPPSLIMDFRASESAVLKYGKDTHRFQHIIDIRDFLATLYKRLDWDAPQSLYDFDTNSNPEQFAASVNQTLQLNKLRQEAKDKAEFYKLFRSRIEDIGIYVVQDHNFSTDIDGFAIYHESFTSNLIFINSIKRNHGAKSFTLAHELSHIFGKRSAITNNYQYDNEIEIFANDFAASLLIPRDELIDVISQHKFHFFEYNLAVSSATRLSNIFKTSVSAMLVRLAKLGYVDGGYPRQFIAGFGKDSFLDSQKPTGGGGKDGPEPGVIDLAYLGSRAVTVLTSALAQGLTTTFEIFEHTGLSKKRIDGLMTIAKEKSLMKVSAHAVAF, encoded by the coding sequence ATGACATTCAATCCCTCGATGTTACAAAAGCTGATAGCCGTAAGAGGGCTCAACGCCGCCGAAGCATCTAGTGCGGCCGGCATGAGCGCCAAGAAACTACAATCGACTCTTAACGGCGATAACGTCCCAACGAAAAATCAGATCATCAAGCTAGCTGAGCGTTTAGCTGTTCCGCCTCATGCATTCTTCGTGATTGATTTTGATGTTCCGCCCTCATTGATCATGGATTTTCGAGCTTCGGAATCCGCTGTCCTCAAATACGGCAAAGATACTCACAGATTTCAGCACATCATCGATATCCGTGACTTCTTGGCAACCCTCTACAAGCGCCTAGACTGGGATGCGCCTCAAAGTTTGTATGACTTTGATACAAACTCAAATCCAGAACAATTCGCGGCATCTGTAAATCAAACGCTGCAACTGAACAAACTACGTCAGGAAGCCAAAGACAAGGCAGAATTTTATAAATTATTCAGAAGTCGCATAGAAGATATAGGAATATACGTAGTTCAAGATCACAATTTTTCGACTGATATCGATGGATTTGCCATATACCACGAAAGTTTTACTTCGAATTTAATTTTCATAAACTCGATAAAGAGGAATCACGGCGCTAAATCGTTTACGCTTGCCCATGAACTTTCTCATATCTTTGGCAAGAGATCCGCGATTACTAATAACTATCAATATGACAACGAAATTGAGATATTTGCTAACGACTTCGCTGCATCACTGCTGATACCCCGCGATGAACTGATTGACGTGATAAGTCAGCATAAGTTTCACTTTTTCGAATACAATCTGGCTGTCTCCTCAGCAACAAGATTGTCTAATATCTTCAAGACCAGCGTTAGCGCCATGTTGGTCAGACTCGCGAAGCTTGGATATGTGGATGGCGGTTATCCACGTCAGTTTATCGCAGGCTTCGGTAAAGACAGTTTTCTCGATTCCCAGAAGCCGACTGGTGGCGGCGGGAAAGACGGTCCTGAACCAGGTGTGATTGATCTGGCCTATCTCGGCTCTAGAGCTGTCACTGTCTTAACTTCGGCATTAGCTCAAGGCCTTACAACAACATTCGAAATTTTCGAGCACACCGGCCTGTCGAAGAAAAGGATCGATGGTTTAATGACCATCGCGAAAGAGAAATCACTGATGAAAGTAAGCGCTCATGCCGTCGCTTTTTGA
- a CDS encoding DUF4087 domain-containing protein — MKKLHAFMVMTLLLPAAAHAERRCGWLDNPSMAKWLLIDAGGGWTIMDNGSGYKAAEGMDKIPHLTDSEFVYTYAAHGYACACMDVDTDGEEGITRIHSVRQLPLSRCRNDPAISGFFDKEQ; from the coding sequence ATGAAGAAATTGCATGCGTTTATGGTGATGACGCTTCTCCTGCCCGCCGCGGCGCATGCCGAACGCCGCTGCGGCTGGCTGGACAATCCCTCGATGGCCAAATGGTTGCTCATCGATGCCGGCGGCGGCTGGACCATCATGGACAATGGCAGCGGCTACAAGGCGGCCGAGGGAATGGACAAGATCCCGCACCTGACGGATAGCGAATTTGTCTACACCTATGCCGCGCATGGTTATGCCTGCGCCTGCATGGACGTCGACACGGACGGCGAGGAAGGGATCACCCGCATTCACTCCGTGCGGCAATTGCCGCTCTCGCGGTGCCGCAACGACCCCGCCATCAGCGGGTTCTTCGATAAGGAACAGTGA
- a CDS encoding DUF805 domain-containing protein, producing MAGSFSLFHWLVILVPLSVGLILAFKKPAAGPNRFGDLPQAMGFGQAISSFFRKYVDFNGRASRSEFWFSTLFVILVSFALYLIEPTGALGGIWSLAVFLPSIAMATRRLHDINRSGWFQLFALLVPIGTIVVLAWYCKAPAAADSRASAF from the coding sequence ATGGCTGGTAGTTTTTCTCTGTTCCATTGGTTGGTCATCTTGGTCCCGCTCAGCGTGGGATTGATCCTCGCCTTTAAAAAACCGGCGGCCGGGCCGAACCGTTTCGGTGACCTGCCGCAGGCAATGGGTTTCGGCCAGGCGATCAGCAGTTTCTTCAGGAAATATGTGGATTTCAACGGCAGAGCGAGCCGATCGGAATTCTGGTTTTCGACGCTCTTCGTCATTCTCGTCAGCTTCGCTTTGTACCTTATCGAGCCAACCGGAGCCTTGGGCGGAATTTGGTCGCTGGCGGTGTTCCTCCCGTCAATCGCCATGGCCACCCGCCGACTGCACGACATCAACCGCAGCGGCTGGTTCCAGTTGTTTGCGCTGTTGGTTCCCATCGGAACGATTGTCGTCCTCGCCTGGTATTGCAAAGCGCCGGCTGCGGCAGACTCCAGGGCGTCCGCGTTCTGA
- a CDS encoding rhomboid family intramembrane serine protease gives MKPEELRRSEYVYNKGKLLLIILILIAIAAGAILLGFHPPKDKDPHAVWFFSLLGAVFFGLLALLLVPKLFSRGPGLVISTAGVRLPNFPDQIIRWSDIRSFERFQSKGADSIVLHLDPGAAKALIRRGLAARLPEWFVGSRLKVGIPLHMLRGRSNFIFYEFAEVATEAFEAKWQALQEAGLTVEEEEDEVPEPAFDGARYPVFTYALLAVLVAVYAGELAFGVEASRAGSPSIRTLLVLGGTFRPSIVEGAEWWRLFTAPFMHAGIVHLASNCFCLWMAGMLFERLIGWRWFAAIFFASALGGSIASVWINDVNTVGVGASGGIVGLFAAVIAGSIRFRSTPVASSLQVGAIQILVPSLLPFLSAAKEGQTIDYAGHFGGAVTGAALSLLLLTLWPRERPTPRFGAAAIAFSAAFVLIAAGSLWPITNARQFYVNDPMTNYFGGRYEQAATGFAVLANEEPRTAPYFRLWRFIAQSRGGDPKALDELRAAAGAIDQAAWPYPIYRLFLRELTPGELTAKAADSNQTCESIFYIGEWYLLAGARDEARRRFQAALTSCPRTFIEYDGARGELARLDAK, from the coding sequence ATGAAGCCGGAAGAATTGCGCAGATCGGAATACGTCTACAACAAAGGCAAATTGCTGCTCATCATCCTGATTTTGATCGCCATCGCGGCCGGGGCCATCCTGTTGGGCTTCCATCCGCCGAAGGACAAGGACCCTCATGCCGTCTGGTTCTTCTCGCTGCTGGGCGCAGTGTTCTTTGGCCTCCTCGCACTACTGCTCGTGCCGAAGCTCTTTTCCAGGGGGCCAGGATTGGTCATATCGACCGCCGGCGTCCGGCTGCCGAATTTCCCCGACCAGATCATACGCTGGTCGGACATCCGGAGCTTCGAAAGATTCCAGAGCAAAGGTGCAGATTCCATAGTCCTCCACCTTGATCCCGGCGCTGCCAAGGCGTTGATCAGACGGGGGCTGGCCGCCAGGCTGCCGGAGTGGTTCGTTGGTTCGCGCCTCAAGGTCGGCATCCCTCTGCATATGTTGCGGGGCCGTTCGAACTTCATATTCTATGAATTCGCGGAAGTGGCGACCGAAGCGTTCGAGGCCAAATGGCAAGCCTTGCAGGAAGCCGGTTTGACCGTCGAGGAGGAAGAAGACGAAGTGCCGGAACCCGCTTTCGATGGCGCCCGTTATCCCGTCTTCACCTATGCTCTTCTTGCCGTTCTCGTCGCCGTCTATGCCGGCGAACTCGCCTTCGGCGTCGAAGCATCGAGGGCCGGCTCTCCCAGTATTCGCACATTGCTGGTGCTCGGCGGCACGTTTCGCCCGAGCATCGTCGAGGGCGCCGAGTGGTGGCGGCTGTTTACCGCCCCCTTCATGCATGCCGGCATCGTTCATCTCGCCTCCAATTGCTTCTGCTTGTGGATGGCGGGCATGCTGTTCGAACGGCTGATCGGCTGGCGCTGGTTTGCGGCGATCTTCTTCGCCAGCGCCCTTGGCGGCTCCATTGCGTCGGTCTGGATCAACGACGTCAATACGGTTGGCGTCGGCGCTTCCGGCGGCATTGTCGGGCTTTTCGCCGCCGTGATCGCCGGCAGCATTCGTTTCCGGTCGACGCCGGTCGCATCTTCCCTGCAGGTGGGCGCCATCCAGATTCTTGTTCCCTCGCTGCTGCCGTTCCTCTCTGCGGCGAAGGAGGGGCAGACCATCGACTATGCCGGCCATTTCGGCGGCGCGGTGACCGGCGCGGCGCTCTCGCTCCTGCTGTTGACCCTTTGGCCGCGGGAACGCCCGACACCGCGTTTCGGCGCAGCCGCGATCGCCTTCAGCGCTGCATTCGTCCTCATCGCGGCCGGGTCGCTTTGGCCTATCACCAATGCGCGCCAATTCTATGTCAACGACCCGATGACCAACTATTTCGGGGGAAGGTACGAGCAGGCCGCGACGGGGTTTGCCGTCTTGGCAAACGAGGAGCCGCGCACCGCCCCCTATTTTCGTCTCTGGCGTTTCATTGCTCAAAGCCGGGGCGGCGATCCGAAAGCGCTCGATGAGCTCAGGGCTGCAGCCGGCGCGATCGATCAAGCAGCCTGGCCCTATCCCATCTATCGTCTTTTCCTCCGCGAACTAACGCCGGGAGAGCTGACGGCGAAAGCGGCCGACAGCAACCAGACCTGCGAGTCGATCTTCTATATTGGCGAATGGTATCTGCTAGCCGGAGCCAGAGATGAGGCGCGCCGCAGGTTCCAGGCCGCTTTGACATCCTGCCCAAGAACATTCATCGAATATGATGGAGCACGCGGCGAACTGGCCAGGCTCGACGCGAAATGA